The sequence below is a genomic window from Bradyrhizobium septentrionale.
GCAAACCTGACCTACGAGGTTGTGACGTCGGAATAGCCGCCACAACCACTTGCGCCTGTTTACGATAGGTTGTTTTTGTCGCAAAGCGCGACCGCACGTGATGCTCGAACTCGCCAAACGGCCTTGCGAGCACGAGATCCTGCAACGTTGCGCTTCTGCGATCTGTGGTTCTCACCGAGGAAAAACCTATGAAGTTTATTGGCAAAGGCCTGTCGATCCTATTGTCGATCCTATTGTCCTTGCTTTCGATCGCCTGCGTGAGCGCGATGGCCCGGGCCGATGAGCCCTCGCCGAAATACGTCGAGGTGCTGCCTTGCAGACGGGCAAGAATGTGAAGCTCATACTGGATATGAGCCGCTGTACCGCCGCCGAGGGTGGAAAGGCCGGGTCGGCGACGCAGGCCGGTTTGGTCATCAATGCCTTCAGGGTGACCACCCGGAACGGCATCAGCTTCGCCAATGCGCACCAAACCGTGGACAGCTCCGGGCATGCCGTGACCGAATGCATTCGTCATAGCCTCAGCCGCGAAGGTAAACTCACGGTGCAGGCCTCCAAGCTTGTCATCGGGACGACCGAACTCGTGAACCAGGGCGAGTTTGTCTGCGAACTGCCTGATGGCGCGAAGTTCATCTGGTGATCGAGGCGGCGACTGCGCCGCGGCGGGGAAGCGGCGTCGCTACCTTATTCTACGGAGGTTCTTCGTATCCTGACACGATAGTTTCGTGCCGACGGCCAGAATCAGTTCTGGCCGTCTTTTGCTCCCCTCTGGCCGAGTTGCACGAATTTGCGTCAGTTCGCCCAAGCCATCGTAACGGGGGGGCGCCGGTGTTCAGCAGACCTCAATAATTCGGGCGCGAAAGGCGACGCTTCGCTCCTGTCATTTCGTCGCTTACAACTCATAGCGTTGGCATTTGCTGGCCTGCTCCTCAAAAGGCGTGACCGGCACCGGTCATGCCTCCCGACGATTGCGGTTTGGCATATTCACATCTCCTGCAAAGCAGAAAGCCGTCCATTCCGTTCATGCGATCGATGATTTCGCGAAATATCGGTGTTTCGAAGAGATCCTCGTATTCGTCTCGCAGAAGATTGCCCAGGACATGATGCCGCTCAAAATCCATGCCGCACAGACTAATGTCGCAGTTCGGGAGGAGGACATTTCGATTTTGCCGTTCGCCAATGCAAGTTAGAGTGCCGACGAGAGGCCGTCGTGGTTTGATGATACTCGGATCAGTACGTCCTCGCCTGCTCGTCAGCGGCCGTAAGCGCGTTAACTGTTTGGCGGGAATGATGTCGGCGAGTTTGGGATGGACTTTGCCAAGAACGATGTATCGAATTGAGGGAATGTTCGCCTCGACCAGTCTCCGCATGACATTGAGATAGGTCTTTCCGACAAGGCGGCTGTTCATGTAAGTGCCGTCATCGAGGACGTGCACGACGAAGCTCTTGAACTGCAGCATTTGCAAGCGTCGAACGTCACTCCTATTCATTCCGACAAGGGTCGTGAAAATGCGGATGCCATGGCCGCGTGTGTAAGCATACTCAACCATCGTCGTGCATTCCGGATGGAGCCAAGGCTCCGAGTAACCCGCAAAGCCGATATCGATAACCGCTGGTACGCGTGCCAGACATCGCTTGAAATCCTGAAGACCAAGGTGCTTCGCTTGGGACACGGGTCGTTGGCGTTCTGCGAACTTATCCTGGGGACAATAGGAACATCGGACGATGCACCCTGCCGTCGTCGTAATCTGTAGTTCCCGGCGGCTGGGATTTAGGTCTTGTAACGCCATGAGGTGTGCTGTCATTCGTCTGATCCTTTCAGGTCCCGGCGCAAGGAATTGCAAGCAGCGCGGCGTTCCGCAGCGGGGCGACGCCACCAAACCGCAGCGTTCGCGCGGGCGGCAACCAACGCGGCCGGTCTGGAGGATATGCATGCGATGCAGCAGGCGATCGCGCATCGCGAACTCGATGCCGATCGTTCGCGAAAACGTCCTGCCCTGCCTAAATGGCAAGTTGCTCCTCAGGATGATGGACGCTCGCAGGCTAGTCGCCGTGTTGAAGTACAAATTGGCTTCTCTCGGCGGAACGGTAATTGATTTCGGCGGCGACGATCACTTTGGCAGTTGTCGCCCACGATCCTGCGGCCAACGAAGTAATGAATTGAGGGGGCGGTCCCGAGCAGCCGAAGATGGCGGGGTTAGCCGTTTTCAAAGAAGGATCACATTGCGTCCTGTTCGATAGCTCGAGCAGTAATGCGGCTGCCATGACGCGACGCCTGTCTACCGGTGATAGTTTCTCATCGATCCACTGGAACAGATTGATTTAGAGAGTCAATGCGATCCTGACTGCCGGAAATGGTAGGGGGTGGTTGCGTAAACTTTGCGATACCGTGTCGAACGACAACCCCCAACAAGACACTACGGCAGCTCGAAACCTTAAATCGCTATATGGATCCGTAAGCTCTCGAGCGAGCAAGATCTGCGGAGACGATCATGGAAACTCGATTGGCAGACGTTGGAGCCGACGATGCTTGCAATATCCCGCTGAGCAATCTGGACGTAAGCGAAGCAAAGCGTTTTCAAGATAATAGCATATGGAGCTGCTTCGAGCGGCTGCGAAGGGAAGATCCCGTTCATTACTGCCAAGACAGTCCTTATGGTCCCTATTGGTCCCTAACGAAATACCGAGATATCCTGGCGGTAGATACAAATCATAAGGTATTTTCGTCAGAGCGAGGAGTCACGATTATCGATGTGCCTGATGAGCACTGGACTCAGAGTTTCATCAAGATAGGTCCTCCCAAACATCGCGAGCAGCGCGATACAGTAAGTCCGATAGTTGCACCGGAAAATCTGACAAAACTCGAAGGCTTAATTCGCTGTCGGGTCAGGACGATTCTGGACGGCTTGCCGCGCAATGATGCGTTCAATTGGGTGGACATGGTCTCCATTGAGTTGACGACGCAGATGCTCGCCACACTATTCGACTTTCCATTTGAGGATCGGCGGCTCTTGACCTATTGGTCGGACGTAGGTGTTACAATTCCGAAAAAAGGTCATGCTGTCGATAGCTGGGACAAGCGAAGCAAAATCCTGTTCGAGTGCCTGGACTATTTTACCCGTCTTTGGAATGAGCGCATCAATGCCGAGCCTCGCCTCGACTTGATTTCCATGATGGCGCATTCTCCTGCGACGCGCCATATGGATCCGAGTGAGTTTCTCGGGAATCTGATTCTGCTGATCGTGGGAGGCAATGATACTACGCGCAATTCGATCACCGGGGGGCTCCTGTTCATGAACCGGTATCCCTCCGAGTTGCGAAAACTACGCGATAATCCCAAGCTGGTGTCGAGCGCCGTGTCCGAGATTATTCGATATCAGACACCCATCGCACATATGCGCCGGAACGCCGTGGTCGATACCATCGTGGGTGGGAAACGAATCAGGCAAGGTGACAAGGTCGTCATGTGGTACATCTCTGGTAACCGCGACGAAGAGGTCATCGAGAACGCGAGCAGCTTCGTGATCGACCGCAAGAACGTGCGGCAGCATCTTTCGTTCGGTTTCGGCATCCATCGTTGCGTTGGTCGACATCTTGCGGAACTGCAGTTGAGAATCCTGTGGGAGGAAATGTTGAATGCGGGGCTAGAGGTCAAGGTTGTCGGCGAGCCCGAGCGAATTGCGTCAAATTTTGTGCACGGTTATTCCGTGCTTCCCGTGCGGATCGCAGCTTAGGCCGTGATGCTCTGGATTGGGAGCTGACACCCGCATCACGGTTGCGTTCTTTTTGACCAGTCTTGCTGCTCCATTGGTACCTAATCGGCGTCGATCGGTACTAAGGAGCTGCTCATGGGCACGGAGCTCCGTGAGCGCTAGTGCCTGGCCAAGCCCTTTGCGGTGCCGGCGCCTTTAAGGAGCGTATGAGCTCAATATTGAAGATTGTAGCGGTGGGAGCGCTTTTGCTTGGAGAAGCGCTTTCGATAATCGCGGAGTTGATTGCCTCAAAGCAGTTTGGAAAGGCAGGCGGCGGGCATCTGACAGCGCTCCTGCCGATGTTCCTGCTGATATCCCTCGGCGGTATCCTGCTCGTCTGCGGATACGCACTAGGCTACATGCATCTGAAGAATATTTGGATAATCATCTCCATCTCGGTGGGAGCAAGTTTAGTGGTGGAACCGAGTCTCACGCTTCTGCTCTTTCGAGATGTGCCGACGGCTGGTTCGCTGATCGGGCTGGTGCTTGGCGCGCTTGGTACGCTCGCAGCGATATTCCTATGACCGTATTCTGAGAAGGCGAAAAATGGGCGGCAGTTCAGCATGAGTCAACTTTGAAAACGTTGCGCAAGATAGGTTTTGCTCAATTCGAACGCGAGAAAGAAAATATGTTTTGACGGACGTTCTGCATCTAGTTGGGACGGCATGATCGTTGGCTCCTCTCCTCTGCAGGCGCAGACTGGCGTGTCATTTCCAAAGAGCGGGGCTTATGCGGCAGCCAAAGGTCTCTCAATCGAT
It includes:
- a CDS encoding VirK family protein, producing the protein MQTGKNVKLILDMSRCTAAEGGKAGSATQAGLVINAFRVTTRNGISFANAHQTVDSSGHAVTECIRHSLSREGKLTVQASKLVIGTTELVNQGEFVCELPDGAKFIW
- a CDS encoding radical SAM/SPASM domain-containing protein; protein product: MRDRLLHRMHILQTGRVGCRPRERCGLVASPRCGTPRCLQFLAPGPERIRRMTAHLMALQDLNPSRRELQITTTAGCIVRCSYCPQDKFAERQRPVSQAKHLGLQDFKRCLARVPAVIDIGFAGYSEPWLHPECTTMVEYAYTRGHGIRIFTTLVGMNRSDVRRLQMLQFKSFVVHVLDDGTYMNSRLVGKTYLNVMRRLVEANIPSIRYIVLGKVHPKLADIIPAKQLTRLRPLTSRRGRTDPSIIKPRRPLVGTLTCIGERQNRNVLLPNCDISLCGMDFERHHVLGNLLRDEYEDLFETPIFREIIDRMNGMDGFLLCRRCEYAKPQSSGGMTGAGHAF
- a CDS encoding cytochrome P450, which gives rise to METRLADVGADDACNIPLSNLDVSEAKRFQDNSIWSCFERLRREDPVHYCQDSPYGPYWSLTKYRDILAVDTNHKVFSSERGVTIIDVPDEHWTQSFIKIGPPKHREQRDTVSPIVAPENLTKLEGLIRCRVRTILDGLPRNDAFNWVDMVSIELTTQMLATLFDFPFEDRRLLTYWSDVGVTIPKKGHAVDSWDKRSKILFECLDYFTRLWNERINAEPRLDLISMMAHSPATRHMDPSEFLGNLILLIVGGNDTTRNSITGGLLFMNRYPSELRKLRDNPKLVSSAVSEIIRYQTPIAHMRRNAVVDTIVGGKRIRQGDKVVMWYISGNRDEEVIENASSFVIDRKNVRQHLSFGFGIHRCVGRHLAELQLRILWEEMLNAGLEVKVVGEPERIASNFVHGYSVLPVRIAA